The Petropleomorpha daqingensis genome includes a window with the following:
- the dtd gene encoding D-aminoacyl-tRNA deacylase gives MRAVVSRVGTAAVTVDGAVVGEIGHGLLSLVGAGRDDDADRARAIARKIHELRIFPTDDGARSAADLGLPVLVVSQFTLYADTRKGRRPSWDGAAPAEEAEPLIDEVVAELRRRGATVATGVFRASMQVSSVNLGPMTLLLET, from the coding sequence GTGCGCGCGGTGGTGAGCAGGGTCGGTACAGCCGCTGTAACGGTCGACGGGGCGGTGGTGGGCGAGATCGGCCACGGGCTGCTGTCACTGGTCGGCGCAGGTCGGGACGACGACGCCGACCGCGCGCGGGCGATCGCCCGCAAGATCCACGAGCTGCGCATCTTCCCCACCGACGACGGCGCGCGCTCGGCGGCCGATCTCGGGCTGCCGGTGCTCGTGGTGAGCCAGTTCACGCTCTACGCCGACACCCGGAAGGGACGCCGTCCGTCCTGGGACGGCGCGGCCCCGGCCGAGGAGGCCGAGCCCCTGATCGACGAGGTCGTGGCCGAGCTGCGCCGGCGCGGGGCGACGGTCGCCACGGGCGTGTTCCGGGCGTCCATGCAGGTCAGCTCGGTGAACCTGGGCCCGATGACGCTGCTGCTGGAGACCTGA
- the sigB gene encoding RNA polymerase sigma factor SigB, which produces MTLLQSSPNDTLEVRSPRRESDTTGLVSTDLVRVYLNTIGKTALLTAEQEVELAKRIEAGLYAERLLNEKKLTPALQRDYKALAIDGKAAKRHLLEANLRLVVSVAKRYTGHGMTFLDLIQEGNVGLIRAVEKFDYTKGFKFSTYATWWIRQAITRAMADSGRTIRLPVHLAEQVNKVVRTRRRIHQELEREPTPEELGLELDMTPERITELLEYSRDLVSLDQTVGADEESRLGDFIEDADAAVAEDAVAFQMMKGDVRKVLATLDDRERDVVILRFGLEGNQPRTLEQIGKQFGLSRERVRQIERETMAKLRDPQRADALRDYLA; this is translated from the coding sequence GTGACGCTGTTGCAGTCTTCCCCCAACGACACCCTCGAGGTGCGCTCGCCGCGCCGGGAGTCCGACACCACTGGACTGGTGTCGACCGACCTGGTGCGCGTGTACCTCAACACCATCGGCAAGACCGCGCTGCTCACCGCCGAGCAGGAGGTGGAGCTGGCCAAGCGCATCGAGGCCGGGCTCTACGCCGAGCGGCTGCTCAACGAGAAGAAGCTGACCCCTGCGCTGCAGCGGGACTACAAGGCCCTCGCCATCGACGGCAAGGCCGCCAAGCGGCACCTGCTGGAGGCCAACCTCCGCCTGGTCGTCTCGGTGGCCAAGCGCTACACCGGCCACGGCATGACGTTCCTGGACCTGATCCAGGAGGGCAACGTCGGCCTGATCCGCGCGGTGGAGAAGTTCGACTACACCAAGGGCTTCAAGTTCTCGACCTACGCGACGTGGTGGATCCGTCAGGCCATCACCCGCGCCATGGCCGACTCCGGGCGCACCATCCGGCTGCCCGTCCACCTGGCCGAGCAGGTCAACAAGGTGGTGCGCACCCGCCGTCGGATCCACCAGGAGCTGGAGCGGGAGCCCACCCCCGAGGAGCTCGGGCTCGAGCTGGACATGACCCCGGAGCGGATCACCGAGCTGCTGGAGTACAGCCGCGACCTGGTCAGCCTCGACCAGACGGTCGGCGCCGACGAGGAGTCCCGCCTCGGTGACTTCATCGAGGACGCCGACGCCGCTGTCGCCGAGGACGCCGTCGCCTTCCAGATGATGAAGGGCGACGTCCGCAAGGTGCTGGCCACGCTCGACGACCGGGAGCGCGACGTCGTCATCCTGCGGTTCGGCCTCGAGGGCAACCAGCCGCGGACGCTCGAGCAGATCGGCAAGCAGTTCGGCCTCTCCCGCGAGCGGGTGCGGCAGATCGAGCGCGAGACGATGGCGAAGCTGCGCGACCCGCAGCGCGCGGACGCCCTGCGCGACTACCTCGCCTGA
- a CDS encoding alpha/beta hydrolase: protein MLSVRLLGSFAVEVDGRPVPAGAWERRDASGLVKLLALRPERRLHREQVMDLMWPELGVSEAAPRLHKAAHYARRALGCADALVLRDDVVALLPGGPVTVDADDFERAAAEALANGMPGTAAAVLDRFPGEPLPDDAYAEWADEARDRLTVLRRRLLRQAGRWEQLLELDPLDEEAAVRQMRRLVRAGDRAGALETFARLDRALRRLLGTGPGPAATRLRDELAGALRERGRLSPADEGRLRQEIRFCRSADGVTLAYASSGNGPPLVKAAHWMTHLDHDWNSPVWHHWLVELSRRFRLIRYDERGCGLSDRDIPRPGFEDWIRDLEAVVDAAGLERFPLFGMSQGVAVAITYAARHPERVSKLVLCGGYLQGQLARAVTEEQRREQGLEIEMVRLGWGRDHPGFRQVFTSQFMPQGSRELWDAFNELQRTTTSSENAARVLELAGSIDVVATTALVRAPALVLHAREDSAVPFAQGRWTASQLPNSRFLALDSPNHILLADEPAWPVFLREVETFLAE, encoded by the coding sequence GTGCTCAGCGTGCGGCTGCTGGGATCCTTCGCCGTCGAGGTGGACGGCCGGCCGGTGCCCGCCGGGGCCTGGGAACGGCGGGACGCCTCCGGGCTGGTGAAGCTGCTGGCCCTGCGACCCGAGCGGCGGCTGCACCGCGAGCAGGTCATGGACCTGATGTGGCCCGAGCTCGGCGTGAGCGAGGCGGCGCCGCGGCTGCACAAGGCGGCGCACTACGCCCGGCGCGCGCTGGGGTGCGCCGACGCGCTCGTGCTCCGCGACGACGTCGTCGCCCTGCTCCCCGGCGGCCCGGTGACCGTGGACGCCGACGACTTCGAGCGCGCCGCGGCCGAGGCCCTGGCGAACGGCATGCCCGGGACGGCCGCCGCCGTGCTCGACCGGTTCCCCGGCGAGCCGCTCCCGGACGACGCCTACGCCGAGTGGGCCGACGAGGCCCGGGACCGGCTCACCGTGCTGCGCCGGCGGCTGCTGCGGCAGGCCGGGCGGTGGGAGCAGCTGCTCGAGCTGGACCCGCTCGACGAGGAGGCGGCCGTCCGGCAGATGCGCCGGCTGGTCCGTGCCGGCGACCGGGCGGGGGCACTGGAGACCTTCGCCCGGCTCGACCGCGCCCTGCGGCGCCTGCTCGGCACGGGGCCGGGACCGGCCGCGACCCGGCTGAGGGACGAGCTGGCCGGGGCGCTGCGCGAGCGCGGACGGCTCTCGCCGGCCGACGAGGGGCGGCTGCGGCAGGAGATCCGGTTCTGCCGCAGCGCTGACGGCGTGACCCTTGCGTACGCCTCGTCCGGGAACGGCCCCCCGCTGGTCAAGGCGGCGCACTGGATGACCCACCTGGACCACGACTGGAACAGCCCGGTGTGGCACCACTGGCTGGTGGAGCTCTCGCGACGCTTCCGGCTGATCCGCTACGACGAGCGCGGCTGCGGTCTGTCGGACCGGGACATCCCCCGGCCCGGCTTCGAGGACTGGATCCGAGACCTGGAGGCGGTCGTCGACGCCGCGGGACTGGAGCGCTTCCCGCTGTTCGGCATGTCGCAGGGCGTCGCGGTGGCGATCACCTACGCGGCGCGGCACCCCGAGCGGGTCAGCAAGCTGGTGCTCTGCGGCGGCTACCTGCAGGGGCAGCTGGCGCGGGCCGTGACCGAGGAGCAGCGGCGCGAACAGGGCCTCGAGATCGAGATGGTCCGCCTGGGCTGGGGACGCGATCACCCCGGTTTCCGGCAGGTGTTCACCTCCCAGTTCATGCCGCAGGGCTCGCGCGAGCTGTGGGACGCCTTCAACGAGCTGCAGCGGACCACCACGTCATCCGAGAACGCCGCGCGGGTGCTGGAGCTGGCCGGGTCGATCGACGTCGTCGCGACGACCGCCCTGGTGCGGGCGCCGGCGCTGGTGCTGCACGCGCGGGAGGACAGCGCGGTGCCGTTCGCTCAGGGTCGGTGGACGGCGTCGCAGCTGCCGAACAGCCGCTTCCTGGCGCTCGACAGCCCCAACCACATCCTGCTGGCCGACGAGCCGGCCTGGCCGGTCTTCCTGCGGGAGGTCGAGACCTTCCTGGCGGAGTGA
- a CDS encoding bifunctional acetate--CoA ligase family protein/GNAT family N-acetyltransferase, with protein sequence MTEQTTTARPSADPPPPPPAHWEADVIAADGGTVHLRPISPEDADGLVGLMERSSDQTRYYRFFGPMKKLSDRDLFRFTHVDHVDRVAFVLLLGGELIGVGRYDRLPHTDEAEVAFLIEDAHQGRGLGSVLLEHLAAAGRERGIARFVAEVLAQNARMVRVFLDAGYEPRREYEDGVIHLTFPIAQTETALAVAYEREQRSESRSIARLLTPSSVAVVGASNDEGKLGNVLLRNLLEYGFDGPLYPVNPGARHVRGVPAYADVEAIPDDVDLAVVAVPADQVAAVVESCRRKRVRGLVVVSGGFGEAGDQGRAAQRDLVRAARASGMRVVGPNCLGIVNTDSAVRLNASLAPAVPGRGRVGFFAQSGALGVALLERARARGIGLSTFVSAGNRADVSGNDLLQFWATDPATEVVLLHLESFGNPRKFARLARRVGRNKPVVAVKSGRHVGMAPGLAGTSVQVPEQSVAALFASAGVIRVETVAQLFDVGTLLAHQPLPEGNRVAVVGNSTALGVLVADSVLEQGLELAADAPVDIGIAGGPDAFRAALQAAVDDDGVDSVVAVYLPPQIKGAEAMGRALREVSKGSAKPIVATFLSSEGIPSELAVLDEAGMPARGSVPSFSTPERAVIALAKVSEYARWRRRPIGRVPELADVDEAAGRAIVQKVLAENPAGRDLTDDEALAVLGAYGVPVLRSKRAATAEEAVAAAEEIGYPVVLKSTAPWLRDRTDLGGIRLDLKDADAVRAAHAAIPAGDPVIVQELAAPGVATVVGVVDDPSFGALVSFGLGGVATDLLGDRAYRALPLTDLDAAELVRSPRAFPLLDGYRGTEPVDLAALEDLLLRVARLADDLPEVLALGLEPVIVGPPKPWHGGRSLVVAGGGLTVGPPTGRVEPGPRRMRNPV encoded by the coding sequence GTGACTGAGCAGACCACCACCGCCCGACCGTCCGCCGACCCGCCTCCGCCGCCGCCCGCGCACTGGGAGGCCGACGTCATCGCCGCCGACGGCGGCACCGTCCACCTGCGGCCGATCTCCCCGGAGGACGCCGACGGCCTGGTCGGGCTCATGGAGCGCAGCTCCGACCAGACCCGTTACTACCGCTTCTTCGGACCCATGAAGAAGCTCTCCGACCGCGACCTGTTCCGGTTCACCCACGTCGACCACGTCGACCGGGTCGCCTTCGTACTCCTGCTCGGCGGCGAGCTGATCGGCGTCGGCCGCTACGACCGCCTGCCGCACACCGACGAGGCCGAGGTCGCCTTCCTCATCGAGGACGCCCACCAGGGCCGCGGCCTCGGCTCGGTGCTGCTCGAGCACCTCGCCGCGGCGGGCCGCGAGCGTGGCATCGCCCGGTTCGTCGCCGAGGTGCTGGCGCAGAACGCGCGCATGGTGCGGGTCTTCCTCGACGCCGGCTACGAGCCGCGGCGGGAGTACGAGGACGGCGTCATCCACCTCACCTTCCCGATCGCGCAGACCGAGACCGCCCTCGCCGTGGCCTACGAGCGCGAGCAGCGCAGCGAGTCCCGCTCGATCGCCCGGCTGCTCACCCCGTCCTCGGTCGCCGTGGTGGGCGCCAGCAACGACGAGGGCAAGCTCGGCAACGTCCTGCTGCGCAACCTGCTCGAGTATGGCTTCGACGGCCCGCTGTACCCGGTCAACCCCGGCGCCCGGCACGTGCGCGGGGTCCCCGCCTACGCCGACGTCGAGGCGATCCCCGACGACGTCGACCTCGCCGTCGTCGCCGTCCCGGCCGACCAGGTCGCCGCGGTGGTGGAGTCCTGCCGCCGCAAGCGGGTGCGCGGGCTGGTCGTGGTGTCCGGCGGCTTCGGAGAGGCCGGTGACCAGGGCCGGGCCGCCCAGCGCGACCTGGTCCGCGCGGCCCGGGCGTCGGGCATGCGGGTGGTCGGCCCCAACTGCCTCGGCATCGTCAACACCGACTCCGCGGTCCGGCTCAACGCCAGCCTCGCGCCGGCGGTCCCGGGCCGCGGCCGGGTGGGCTTCTTCGCGCAGTCCGGCGCGCTCGGCGTCGCCCTGCTCGAACGGGCGCGCGCCCGCGGGATCGGGCTGTCCACGTTCGTCTCCGCCGGCAATCGCGCCGACGTCAGCGGCAACGACCTGCTGCAGTTCTGGGCCACCGACCCGGCCACCGAGGTCGTGCTGCTGCACCTGGAGAGCTTCGGCAACCCGCGCAAGTTCGCCCGGCTGGCCCGCCGGGTCGGCCGGAACAAGCCGGTGGTGGCGGTCAAGAGCGGCCGGCACGTCGGCATGGCGCCGGGCCTGGCCGGGACGTCGGTGCAGGTGCCCGAGCAGTCGGTCGCCGCGCTGTTCGCCTCCGCGGGCGTGATCCGGGTCGAGACCGTCGCCCAGCTCTTCGACGTCGGCACCCTGCTGGCGCACCAGCCGCTGCCCGAGGGCAACCGGGTCGCCGTCGTCGGCAACTCCACCGCCCTCGGCGTGCTGGTCGCCGACTCGGTCCTCGAGCAGGGACTCGAGCTGGCCGCGGACGCGCCGGTCGACATCGGCATCGCCGGTGGCCCCGACGCCTTCCGGGCGGCGCTGCAGGCGGCTGTGGACGACGACGGCGTCGACTCCGTGGTCGCCGTCTACCTGCCGCCGCAGATCAAGGGCGCCGAGGCGATGGGCCGGGCGCTCCGTGAGGTGTCGAAGGGATCCGCGAAGCCGATCGTGGCCACCTTCCTCTCCAGCGAGGGCATCCCGTCGGAGCTCGCCGTCCTCGACGAGGCCGGCATGCCCGCCCGCGGGTCGGTGCCGAGCTTCTCCACTCCCGAGCGGGCCGTGATCGCGCTGGCCAAGGTCAGCGAGTACGCCCGGTGGCGGCGCCGCCCGATCGGCCGGGTGCCCGAACTGGCCGACGTCGACGAGGCCGCCGGCCGGGCGATCGTGCAGAAGGTGCTCGCCGAGAACCCGGCCGGACGCGACCTCACCGACGACGAGGCGCTGGCCGTGCTCGGCGCCTACGGCGTCCCGGTCCTGCGCAGCAAGCGGGCCGCCACCGCGGAGGAGGCGGTCGCCGCGGCGGAGGAGATCGGCTACCCCGTCGTCCTCAAGTCGACCGCACCGTGGCTGCGCGACCGCACCGACCTCGGCGGCATCCGGCTCGACCTCAAGGACGCCGACGCCGTCCGCGCCGCGCACGCCGCCATCCCGGCCGGCGACCCGGTGATCGTGCAGGAGCTGGCCGCGCCCGGCGTGGCCACGGTGGTCGGGGTCGTCGACGACCCGTCGTTCGGCGCGCTGGTCAGCTTCGGGCTCGGGGGAGTGGCCACCGACCTGCTCGGCGACCGCGCCTACCGCGCGCTGCCGCTGACCGACCTCGACGCCGCCGAGCTGGTCCGGTCCCCGCGCGCGTTCCCGCTGCTCGACGGCTACCGCGGCACCGAGCCGGTCGACCTCGCCGCGCTCGAGGACCTGCTGCTGCGCGTCGCCCGCCTCGCCGACGACCTGCCCGAGGTGCTCGCCCTGGGGCTGGAACCGGTCATCGTCGGGCCGCCCAAGCCCTGGCACGGCGGCCGGTCGCTGGTCGTCGCCGGCGGCGGTCTGACCGTCGGCCCGCCGACCGGACGCGTCGAGCCCGGTCCGCGGCGGATGCGCAACCCCGTCTGA
- a CDS encoding acetoin utilization protein AcuC — MSDAVTVVWDESLLGYTMGGEHPLHPVRLDLTMRLAETLGVLDSDRIEIVKPSPAGVELLTLVHDPAYLEAVKRAPADPSVGHGLGTADNPIFEGMYDSAALIAGGSVLAAQVVHEGRAQHAVNIAGGLHHAMRDAASGFCIFNDAAIAIRWLLGQGYERIAYVDVDVHHGDGVQAAFYDDPRVLTVSVHQTPLTLFPGTGFPEETGDPDKALGSAVNLALPNGTDDSGWLRAFTAVVPSVLKAFQPQILVSQCGCDAHHEDPLADLALTVDGQRASYRLMHDLAHEICDGRWIALGGGGYGLVRCVPRAWTHLLATAGGVALDPATEIPESWRQDVTARGLRARPPTHMTEGGWTGFSQWDVFTETRVDRAILRTRRASFPYFGLDPDDPRD; from the coding sequence ATGAGCGACGCGGTGACGGTGGTGTGGGACGAGTCCCTGCTCGGCTACACGATGGGTGGCGAGCACCCGTTGCACCCGGTCCGCCTCGACCTCACGATGCGCCTGGCCGAGACCCTCGGTGTCCTCGACAGCGACCGGATCGAGATCGTGAAGCCCAGCCCGGCCGGCGTCGAGCTGCTCACCCTGGTGCACGACCCGGCGTACCTGGAGGCGGTCAAGCGGGCCCCGGCGGACCCCTCCGTGGGCCACGGGCTCGGCACGGCGGACAACCCGATCTTCGAGGGCATGTACGACTCCGCGGCGCTGATCGCCGGCGGCAGCGTGCTCGCCGCCCAGGTGGTGCACGAGGGGCGCGCCCAGCACGCCGTCAACATCGCCGGTGGCCTCCACCACGCCATGCGCGACGCCGCGTCCGGGTTCTGCATCTTCAACGACGCCGCCATCGCGATCCGCTGGCTGCTCGGGCAGGGCTACGAGCGGATCGCCTACGTCGACGTCGACGTCCACCACGGCGACGGCGTGCAGGCCGCCTTCTACGACGACCCCCGGGTGCTCACCGTCAGCGTCCACCAGACCCCGTTGACGCTGTTCCCCGGCACCGGCTTCCCCGAGGAGACCGGCGACCCCGACAAGGCCCTCGGCAGCGCGGTCAACCTCGCCCTGCCCAACGGCACCGACGACTCCGGCTGGCTGCGGGCGTTCACCGCCGTCGTCCCCAGCGTGCTCAAGGCGTTCCAGCCGCAGATCCTGGTCAGCCAGTGCGGCTGCGACGCCCACCACGAGGACCCGCTCGCCGACCTGGCGCTCACCGTCGACGGGCAGCGCGCCAGCTACCGGCTCATGCACGACCTCGCGCACGAGATCTGCGACGGCCGCTGGATCGCCCTCGGCGGCGGCGGGTACGGGCTGGTCCGCTGCGTGCCGCGCGCCTGGACGCACCTGCTGGCCACGGCCGGCGGGGTGGCGCTCGACCCGGCCACCGAGATCCCCGAGTCCTGGCGGCAGGACGTCACCGCGCGCGGGCTGCGCGCCCGGCCGCCGACGCACATGACCGAGGGCGGCTGGACCGGCTTCTCGCAGTGGGACGTCTTCACCGAGACCCGCGTGGACCGTGCGATCCTGCGCACGCGCCGCGCCTCCTTCCCCTACTTCGGCCTGGACCCGGACGACCCCCGTGACTGA
- a CDS encoding metal-dependent transcriptional regulator — MNDLIDTTEMYLRTIFELEEEGIVPLRARIAERLHQSGPTVSQTVARMERDGLLRVEGDRHLQLSDEGRTLATAVMRKHRLAECLLVDVIGLDYADVHEEACRWEHVMSENVERKLLQLLNNPTVSPFGNPIPGLDALAGGESLGGETSAVLASLTLLASIATPEGRPVVIDRISEQLQEDGERLRALHDLGVRPGAEMTARLDDGEVTLDGNALPAGSAQHLFVRLLGEDRSPMEAAAAL, encoded by the coding sequence GTGAACGACCTCATCGACACCACGGAGATGTACCTCCGCACGATCTTCGAGCTGGAGGAAGAGGGCATCGTCCCTCTGCGCGCCCGCATCGCCGAGCGTCTGCACCAGAGCGGGCCCACGGTCAGCCAGACCGTCGCCCGCATGGAGCGCGACGGCCTGCTGCGCGTGGAGGGCGACCGGCACCTGCAGCTGTCCGACGAGGGCCGCACGCTGGCGACGGCCGTCATGCGCAAGCACCGGCTGGCCGAGTGCCTGCTCGTCGACGTGATCGGCCTCGACTACGCCGACGTGCACGAGGAGGCCTGCCGCTGGGAGCACGTCATGAGCGAGAACGTCGAGCGCAAGCTGCTGCAGCTGCTGAACAACCCGACGGTCTCCCCCTTCGGCAACCCCATCCCGGGGCTGGACGCGCTGGCCGGCGGCGAGTCGCTGGGCGGTGAGACCTCCGCGGTGCTCGCCTCGCTGACCCTGCTGGCGTCCATCGCGACGCCCGAGGGCCGGCCGGTGGTGATCGACCGGATCAGCGAGCAGCTGCAGGAGGACGGCGAGCGGCTCCGCGCGCTGCACGACCTCGGCGTGCGCCCGGGCGCGGAGATGACCGCCCGCCTCGACGACGGCGAGGTCACCCTCGACGGGAACGCGCTGCCGGCCGGCTCCGCCCAGCACCTGTTCGTGCGCCTCCTCGGCGAGGACCGCAGCCCGATGGAGGCCGCGGCGGCGCTCTGA
- a CDS encoding TetR/AcrR family transcriptional regulator → MTIRLTRPQQVERNRGLLLDAARSVFLERGYAGATLEAIADEAGFSKGVVYSQFAGKADLFLALLERRIADRAEENARLVAEHAGVDALRALLRVNARRAAEAADWGRLLIEFRVVAARDPALNARYAQLHTRTRDAFARAITDALAKDGLVPAYPPETFAQLIFAIDTGSTLEHAADPDALPTELLEDLVTRLVGPA, encoded by the coding sequence GTGACCATCCGGCTGACCCGGCCTCAGCAGGTCGAACGCAACCGCGGCCTGCTGCTGGACGCGGCGCGCTCGGTGTTCCTGGAGCGCGGCTACGCCGGGGCGACGCTGGAGGCGATCGCCGACGAGGCCGGTTTCTCGAAGGGGGTCGTCTACTCCCAGTTCGCGGGCAAGGCCGACCTGTTCCTCGCCCTGCTCGAACGCCGGATCGCCGATCGGGCCGAGGAGAACGCCCGGCTGGTGGCCGAGCACGCCGGCGTGGACGCGCTCCGTGCGCTGCTGCGCGTCAACGCCCGACGCGCCGCCGAGGCGGCGGACTGGGGCCGGCTGCTCATCGAGTTCCGCGTGGTCGCCGCTCGCGATCCGGCGCTGAACGCCCGCTACGCGCAGCTGCACACCCGCACGCGCGACGCCTTCGCGCGGGCCATCACCGATGCGCTCGCCAAGGACGGGCTGGTCCCGGCGTATCCCCCCGAGACGTTCGCCCAGCTGATCTTCGCCATCGACACCGGCTCCACGCTCGAGCACGCCGCCGACCCCGACGCACTGCCGACGGAACTCCTCGAGGACCTCGTCACCCGACTGGTCGGACCTGCCTGA
- a CDS encoding phenylacetate--CoA ligase family protein has protein sequence MHATVVSPFARLRSGLQQGLLADYDELIPRTTWDRARIRRHQRERLHDLLRHAAAHSPFHAHRLAGLDPADLGPEDLSALPVMTKADLMAEFDDVVTDRRVTRAAAEAALAAVDDQPAVVGDGALVLTSGGSSGPRGVFVLDAPAQRQFLGSLSRALVARLRVTGAPPGGLHIAFVAAASPVHATRAAVALTEGGALPFHFSAVPVTLPVAEIVRQLDHLRPQALYGYPSMLALLAEEQVAGRLHIAPVTVTCTSETLTPDLRSRIREGFGAPVIDSFGSTEGLVGGTLPDDPGLVFAEDGCIVELVDEHDRPVPLGTPSASVLVTVLENRLQPLIRYRITDSFVELPPVAGHGYLRARVEGRSDDVLRFGGVVLHPLVMRSVLVHASDVVDYQVRQTPRGIAVDVLAPRGVDADALRTDLTRALAEAGLRGAEVTVSAVPDLPRDARTGKLRRFVPMGAAGARQPLAGL, from the coding sequence ATGCACGCGACCGTCGTCTCGCCGTTCGCCCGGCTGCGGTCGGGACTCCAGCAGGGGCTCCTGGCCGACTACGACGAGCTCATCCCCCGGACCACCTGGGACCGGGCCCGGATCCGCCGGCACCAGCGGGAGCGGCTGCACGACCTGCTGCGGCACGCCGCGGCGCACTCGCCGTTCCACGCCCACCGGCTGGCCGGCCTCGACCCGGCCGACCTCGGGCCGGAGGACCTCAGCGCGCTGCCGGTCATGACCAAGGCCGACCTGATGGCCGAGTTCGACGACGTCGTGACCGACCGCCGGGTCACCCGCGCCGCGGCGGAAGCCGCGCTGGCGGCGGTGGACGACCAGCCGGCGGTCGTCGGGGACGGCGCGCTGGTGCTGACATCGGGCGGGAGCTCGGGCCCGCGCGGCGTCTTCGTGCTCGACGCCCCGGCGCAGCGCCAGTTCCTGGGCTCGCTGTCGCGCGCGCTCGTGGCGCGGCTCCGGGTGACCGGTGCGCCGCCCGGCGGCCTGCACATCGCGTTCGTCGCGGCGGCCTCGCCGGTGCACGCCACCCGCGCCGCGGTCGCGCTCACGGAGGGCGGCGCGCTGCCCTTCCACTTCTCGGCGGTGCCGGTGACCCTGCCCGTCGCCGAGATCGTCCGACAGCTCGACCACCTCCGGCCGCAGGCGCTGTACGGCTACCCGTCGATGCTCGCCCTGCTGGCCGAGGAGCAGGTCGCCGGGCGCCTGCACATCGCGCCGGTGACGGTGACGTGCACGAGCGAGACGCTCACGCCCGATCTCCGCAGCCGCATCCGGGAGGGATTCGGCGCACCGGTGATCGACAGCTTCGGCTCCACGGAAGGCCTCGTGGGCGGCACGCTGCCGGATGACCCGGGCCTGGTGTTCGCCGAGGACGGCTGCATCGTGGAGCTGGTCGACGAGCACGACCGTCCCGTCCCGCTGGGCACGCCGTCCGCCTCGGTGCTCGTCACCGTGCTCGAGAACCGGTTGCAGCCGCTGATCCGGTACCGGATCACCGACAGCTTCGTGGAGCTGCCGCCGGTGGCCGGTCACGGCTACCTGCGCGCCCGGGTCGAGGGACGGTCCGACGACGTGCTGCGGTTCGGCGGCGTGGTCCTGCACCCGCTCGTCATGCGCTCGGTGCTGGTGCACGCGTCCGACGTCGTCGACTACCAGGTCCGCCAGACGCCCCGCGGGATCGCGGTCGACGTCCTGGCCCCGCGAGGAGTGGACGCGGACGCCCTGCGCACCGACCTGACCCGCGCGCTGGCGGAGGCCGGGCTCCGCGGCGCCGAGGTGACCGTGTCCGCCGTTCCCGACCTGCCGCGGGACGCGCGCACCGGCAAGCTGCGCCGCTTCGTGCCGATGGGCGCAGCGGGCGCCCGGCAGCCGCTGGCCGGGCTGTGA